One window of the Pseudomonas lurida genome contains the following:
- the ssuB gene encoding aliphatic sulfonates ABC transporter ATP-binding protein produces the protein MTAQQPPRLLKGIPLAVRKLRKAFGAREVLKDIDLHIPAGQFVAVVGRSGCGKSTLLRLLAGLDKASGGELLAGSAPLSEAIEDTRLMFQEARLLPWKKIIDNVGLGLKGNWRPNALQALEAVGLAERANEWPAALSGGQKQRVALARALIHQPRLLLLDEPLGALDALTRIEMQQLIENLWQKHGFTVLLVTHDVSEAVAIADRVILIEDGEIGLDLIVDLPRPRARGSHRLAALEAEVLNRVLSLPGTPPEPEPVSPLPTQLRWAQ, from the coding sequence ATGACAGCTCAACAACCCCCGCGCCTGCTGAAGGGCATTCCCCTGGCGGTACGCAAGTTGCGCAAGGCCTTCGGCGCGCGCGAAGTGCTCAAGGACATCGACCTGCACATTCCTGCCGGCCAATTCGTCGCGGTGGTCGGTCGCAGTGGTTGCGGTAAAAGTACCTTGCTGCGCCTGCTGGCGGGGCTGGACAAAGCCAGCGGTGGCGAGCTGCTGGCCGGTTCCGCACCGCTGAGCGAAGCGATTGAAGACACGCGGCTGATGTTCCAGGAAGCACGCCTGCTGCCGTGGAAAAAGATTATCGACAACGTGGGCCTAGGCCTTAAAGGCAACTGGCGCCCCAACGCGCTGCAAGCCCTGGAGGCGGTTGGCCTGGCCGAACGGGCCAATGAATGGCCGGCGGCGCTGTCCGGTGGGCAGAAGCAACGCGTGGCCCTGGCCCGTGCGCTGATCCACCAACCGCGCTTGCTGCTGCTGGACGAGCCGTTGGGCGCGCTGGATGCGCTGACCCGCATCGAAATGCAGCAACTGATCGAAAACCTGTGGCAGAAGCACGGTTTCACCGTGTTGCTGGTGACCCATGACGTCAGCGAAGCCGTGGCGATTGCCGACCGCGTCATCCTGATCGAAGACGGCGAAATCGGCCTTGACCTCATCGTCGACCTGCCGCGCCCACGCGCCCGGGGCTCACATCGCCTGGCCGCGCTGGAAGCCGAAGTGCTCAACCGTGTGTTGTCGTTGCCCGGCACGCCGCCAGAACCCGAACCCGTTTCACCGCTGCCTACGCAATTGCGTTGGGCTCAATAA
- the ssuC gene encoding aliphatic sulfonate ABC transporter permease SsuC yields MNYEKLSHRVAPWILPVLLLAVWQLSVSAGWLSTRILPAPSAVIEAGIKLVASGEIWTHLAISGWRAGLGFVIGGSIGLALGFITGLSKWGERLLDSSVQMIRNVPHLALIPLVILWFGIDETAKIFLVALGTLFPIYLNTYHGIRNVDPALVEMSRSYGLSGFSLFRQVILPGALPSILVGVRFALGFMWLTLIVAETISASSGIGYLAMNAREFLQTDVVVLAIVMYAILGKLADLAARGLERVWLRWHPAYQVNKGGAA; encoded by the coding sequence ATGAACTATGAAAAACTGAGCCACCGTGTGGCGCCATGGATACTGCCGGTTCTATTGCTGGCGGTGTGGCAGTTGTCGGTGTCGGCGGGTTGGTTGTCGACCCGTATCCTGCCGGCCCCGAGCGCGGTAATTGAAGCCGGTATCAAGCTGGTCGCCAGCGGTGAAATCTGGACCCACCTGGCTATCAGCGGCTGGCGTGCCGGCCTGGGTTTTGTGATCGGCGGCAGCATCGGCCTGGCCCTGGGCTTTATCACCGGCCTGTCGAAGTGGGGCGAACGCCTGCTGGACAGCTCGGTGCAGATGATCCGCAACGTGCCGCATTTGGCGCTGATTCCGCTGGTGATCCTGTGGTTCGGCATCGACGAGACGGCGAAGATTTTCCTGGTCGCCCTTGGCACGCTGTTCCCGATCTACCTCAACACGTACCACGGCATCCGCAACGTCGACCCGGCGCTGGTGGAGATGTCGCGCAGCTATGGCTTGTCCGGGTTCAGCCTGTTCCGCCAGGTGATCCTGCCGGGCGCGCTGCCGTCGATCCTGGTGGGCGTGCGCTTTGCCCTGGGCTTCATGTGGTTGACGCTGATCGTGGCGGAAACCATCTCCGCCAGCTCGGGTATCGGCTACCTGGCGATGAATGCCCGTGAATTCCTGCAAACCGACGTGGTGGTGCTGGCCATCGTCATGTACGCCATCCTCGGCAAGCTTGCCGACCTTGCCGCTCGCGGTCTGGAGCGTGTGTGGCTGCGCTGGCACCCGGCCTATCAAGTGAATAAAGGAGGTGCGGCATGA
- a CDS encoding TOBE domain-containing protein, whose product MTIKAINVRNQFKGTIKEIVEGDVLSEIDVQTASGIVTSVITTRSVKELELVIGSEVIAFVKSTEVSIAKL is encoded by the coding sequence ATGACTATTAAAGCCATCAACGTGCGCAACCAATTCAAAGGCACCATCAAGGAAATCGTCGAAGGCGACGTGCTGTCGGAAATCGACGTGCAGACCGCATCCGGGATCGTCACTTCCGTGATCACCACCCGCTCGGTCAAAGAGCTGGAACTGGTGATTGGCAGCGAAGTGATTGCCTTCGTGAAGTCCACCGAGGTGTCGATCGCCAAGTTGTGA